One region of Kazachstania africana CBS 2517 chromosome 3, complete genome genomic DNA includes:
- the RLP24 gene encoding ATPase-activating ribosome biosynthesis protein (similar to Saccharomyces cerevisiae RLP24 (YLR009W); ancestral locus Anc_5.233) — MRIYQCHFCSSPVYPGHGIMFVRNDAKEFRFCRSKCHKAFKQRRNPRKLKWTKAFRKAAGKELAVDSTLTFAQRRNVPVRYNRELVSTTLKAMARIEQIRLKRERAFYKNRMRGNKERDFLRDKKLVESNPELLKMREVEIANKLAKEQEEEVEISEEEEEEEEMEIDSEEEEEEEELQKQKILLKNKRRTSKKIAF; from the coding sequence ATGAGAATCTATCAATGTCATTTCTGCTCTTCACCAGTATATCCAGGTCATGGGATAATGTTTGTTCGTAATGATGCGAAAGAATTCAGATTTTGCCGTTCTAAATGTCACAAAGCATTCAAACAACGTCGTAACCCAAGAAAGTTGAAATGGACCAAGGCTTTCAGAAAAGCTGCTGGTAAGGAACTGGCTGTGGACTCTACGTTGACTTTTGCCCAAAGAAGAAACGTCCCAGTTAGATACAATAGAGAGTTAGTCTCTACCACGTTGAAGGCTATGGCTAGAATTGAACAAATTAGATTGAAACGTGAAAGAGCATTCTACAAGAACAGAATGAGAGGCAACAAGGAAAGAGACTTCTTAAGAGATAAGAAGTTGGTGGAATCTAACCcagaattattgaagatgagAGAAGTTGAAATCGCCAATAAGTTAGCTAAGgagcaagaagaagaagtagaAATAAgcgaagaagaagaagaagaagaagaaatggaaattgacagtgaagaagaggaagaagaagaagaattacaaaagcAAAAGatcttattgaaaaacaagagaagaacttcaaagaaaattgcattttaa
- the PRE3 gene encoding proteasome core particle subunit beta 1 (similar to Saccharomyces cerevisiae PRE3 (YJL001W); ancestral locus Anc_5.216) gives MNGIQVDVNRLKKGEVSLGTSIMAVTFKDGVILGADSRTTTGAYIANRVTDKLTRVHDKIWCCRSGSAADTQAVADIVQYHLELYESQYGAPSIKTAASVFKSICYENKDNLSAGIIVAGFDDKNEKGEVYSIPLGGSIHKQKYAIAGSGSTFIYGYCDKKFKEDMTKDETVNFIKHSLSQAIKWDGSSGGVIRMVILTKEGVERLIFYPDEYEKL, from the exons ATGAACGGTATTCAAGTTGATGTCAACAGGTTAAAGAAGGGGGAAGTCAGTCTAGGTACTTCTAT TATGGCTGTCACTTTCAAAGATGGTGTGATATTAGGTGCAGATTCACGTACGACAACAGGTGCATACATCGCCAATCGTGTTACTGACAAGCTTACGAGAGTGCACGACAAAATTTGGTGTTGTAGGTCAGGTTCAGCTGCTGACACACAAGCCGTTGCAGACATTGTACAGTACCATTTAGAATTATACGAATCACAGTATGGTGCACCATCAATCAAAACAGCAGCATCCGTCTTCAAGTCTATATGTTATGAAAATAAGGATAATCTATCAGCAGGTATTATTGTTGCTGGTTTTGACGATAAGAACGAAAAGGGTGAAGTTTATAGTATTCCATTAGGCGGTTCGATAcataaacaaaaatatgcCATTGCCGGTTCTGGTTCCACTTTCATCTATGGCTACTgtgataaaaaatttaaggAAGATATGACGAAAGATGAGACTGTGAATTTTATCAAACACTCCTTGTCCCAAGCAATAAAATGGGACGGTTCCTCTGGTGGTGTCATTAGAATGGTTATATTGACGAAGGAGGGTGTCGAGAGACTAATTTTCTATCCAGATGAATATGAGAAGTTATAG
- the TEN1 gene encoding Ten1p (similar to Saccharomyces cerevisiae TEN1 (YLR010C); ancestral locus Anc_5.234), translated as MSRLVIDISELDVIRGNTAPIRCRVIAQYIDIELINNSDYFAKMIIKNIADFEKDNDVRHAIFMGEDVYSVAFLKDEKLQKGDALDLYIALWNNDITDASFWELLDVHKTTVNEIHALRDFIRTPEGINFLQLSAV; from the coding sequence ATGAGTCGACTAGTAATTGATATATCAGAATTAGATGTAATACGAGGGAATACAGCACCTATACGATGTAGAGTCATTGCGCAGTACATCGATATAGAGCTTATTAACAATTCAGATTATTTTGCGAAGATGatcattaaaaatatagCTGACTTCGAGAAAGATAATGATGTAAGACATGCCATATTCATGGGTGAAGATGTATATTCGGTGGCATTTCTTAAAGATGAGAAGTTACAAAAAGGTGATGCTTTAGATCTATACATAGCTTTATGGAACAATGATATTACTGATGCTTCGTTTTGGGAACTTCTAGACGTTCATAAGACAACTGTAAATGAGATACATGCCCTTAGAGACTTTATTAGGACACCAGAAGgcattaattttttacaatTATCAGCAGTTTAA